The Shewanella zhangzhouensis genome has a window encoding:
- a CDS encoding nuclear transport factor 2 family protein: MPEEQQMAVNYIQALTEHDYAALARYYNRDSVFQDRTAGRKYKGGRFIIEFFERAHAGVLEYNFSIEHMYNSGSLVVMIGNYRFKGPGEQFGKPGKIIDVAVPAVTTLRLDMRNHRVTEHTDLIDYQTMADQLSMQ; encoded by the coding sequence ATGCCTGAAGAGCAGCAAATGGCAGTAAACTACATTCAGGCGCTGACCGAACATGACTACGCCGCTCTCGCCCGATACTACAATCGCGACAGTGTTTTTCAGGACAGAACCGCCGGACGCAAATACAAGGGTGGGCGTTTTATTATCGAATTTTTCGAGCGCGCCCACGCCGGTGTACTGGAATACAACTTCAGTATTGAGCACATGTACAACTCAGGCTCTCTGGTGGTCATGATAGGCAACTACCGTTTCAAGGGGCCGGGGGAACAATTCGGTAAGCCGGGTAAAATCATTGACGTGGCCGTGCCTGCGGTCACCACCCTGAGACTGGATATGCGCAATCACAGGGTGACCGAACACACCGACCTTATCGACTATCAGACCATGGCCGACCAGCTGTCCATGCAATAG
- a CDS encoding cobalamin biosynthesis protein CobD/CbiB encodes MTESQFVSQLIALDGALFEGFLIILCALPLARLAPLPREMQPLVWFGVLARELARKVNHPSRGPRQQLIAGIMATVLLVLPFWLIVAFLLDLAAFPWFFEFLILYLCLSDASFAQVAEEVQRALGHGDKDRARKLLSQYLSRDTTELSETGLAKATIEKLVTAPIYGTAGVVFFYALAGAPMVLLVRMLKQLELVWPPMSPDFRAFVAPVNQLVSALLYIPAWLWSLTLAIVGGPSGFKALLTPRRWQPLSNAMRAAYVAATVLNTELGGPHKYRGSRVAIDKVGKGPLPDTAKIGEAIKLSNRACFSWLAFLLFLPLAWTLLRYSQTL; translated from the coding sequence ATGACCGAAAGCCAGTTTGTCAGCCAGCTTATTGCCCTGGATGGAGCCTTGTTTGAAGGCTTCCTCATCATCCTGTGCGCGCTGCCACTGGCACGACTGGCTCCTTTGCCGAGGGAAATGCAGCCACTGGTGTGGTTTGGGGTGCTGGCAAGAGAGCTTGCCCGCAAAGTGAATCACCCATCGCGAGGACCGCGCCAGCAGCTTATCGCAGGCATCATGGCGACAGTGCTGCTGGTGCTGCCCTTTTGGCTTATCGTCGCCTTTTTACTGGACTTGGCAGCCTTTCCCTGGTTTTTCGAGTTTTTAATTCTCTACCTCTGCCTGTCGGATGCCAGTTTTGCCCAGGTCGCCGAAGAGGTGCAGCGGGCGCTGGGCCATGGCGATAAAGACAGGGCCAGAAAGCTGCTGAGTCAATATCTGTCACGGGATACCACCGAGCTGTCTGAGACTGGACTTGCCAAGGCCACCATCGAAAAACTGGTCACGGCCCCCATTTACGGCACCGCAGGAGTGGTGTTTTTCTATGCGCTGGCCGGTGCCCCCATGGTGCTGCTGGTGCGTATGCTCAAGCAGCTGGAGTTGGTGTGGCCCCCCATGTCACCGGATTTCCGTGCTTTTGTCGCGCCGGTTAATCAGCTGGTTTCGGCGCTGCTTTACATTCCTGCCTGGCTTTGGAGCCTGACACTCGCCATCGTTGGCGGCCCCAGCGGTTTTAAGGCCCTGCTAACCCCCAGACGCTGGCAGCCCCTGTCCAACGCCATGCGGGCGGCATATGTGGCCGCAACAGTGCTGAATACCGAGCTTGGCGGACCACACAAATACCGCGGCAGCCGGGTGGCCATCGATAAGGTCGGCAAAGGCCCTCTGCCCGATACGGCCAAAATCGGTGAAGCCATAAAACTGTCGAATCGAGCCTGCTTCAGCTGGTTGGCCTTTCTGCTGTTTTTACCCCTTGCATGGACCCTGCTCAGATACAGTCAGACGCTGTAA
- the mtnN gene encoding 5'-methylthioadenosine/S-adenosylhomocysteine nucleosidase, translated as MKIGIIGAMEPEVAHLIASLENPVVSQIAGIEFTQGELNGKQVIVTRSGIGKVAAALATTLLIDKFAPDYVINTGSAGGFVDSLTIGDVVIGSEVRYHDVDVTAFGYEIGQMAQQPAAFVCDARLVEAAKNAVAKLGEVKTVEGLICTGDSFICDPVRTAKMQADFPTMAACEMEGAAIGQVCHQFATPFVVIRSLSDNANNDSPVDFESYLVKAGHHSALMVMALIEGL; from the coding sequence ATGAAAATTGGTATTATCGGCGCCATGGAGCCCGAAGTTGCTCACCTTATTGCTTCTCTGGAAAACCCTGTCGTCAGCCAGATAGCCGGCATCGAATTCACCCAGGGTGAACTCAATGGCAAGCAGGTCATAGTGACCCGCTCCGGTATTGGCAAGGTTGCAGCGGCGCTCGCCACCACCCTGCTTATCGATAAGTTTGCCCCCGATTACGTGATAAATACCGGCTCAGCCGGTGGCTTTGTGGACAGCCTGACCATTGGCGATGTGGTGATTGGCAGCGAAGTGCGTTACCACGATGTGGACGTGACGGCATTTGGCTATGAAATTGGTCAGATGGCCCAGCAGCCAGCCGCCTTTGTGTGTGATGCCCGCCTGGTGGAAGCCGCCAAAAATGCCGTGGCCAAACTGGGTGAAGTAAAAACCGTCGAAGGCCTTATCTGCACCGGTGACAGCTTTATTTGCGACCCGGTACGCACCGCCAAAATGCAGGCCGACTTCCCCACCATGGCCGCCTGTGAAATGGAAGGCGCCGCCATCGGCCAGGTCTGCCATCAGTTCGCGACTCCCTTCGTGGTGATCCGCTCCCTGTCTGATAATGCCAACAACGACAGCCCGGTCGACTTTGAGTCTTATCTGGTGAAGGCCGGACATCACTCGGCCCTGATGGTAATGGCGCTGATTGAAGGCCTGTAA
- a CDS encoding FAD-dependent oxidoreductase, whose product MSNDFQFIQVGRKDPTKQPIKLRATQFIEIYQPFTQPQVNEQADRCLDCGNPYCEWKCPLHNYIPNWLKLAKQGRIMEAADLVHETNTLPEICGRVCPQDRLCEGACTLNDDFGAVTIGNVEKYITDTALAQGWRPDMSKVTPRKERVAIVGAGPAGLGCADILARNGIKAVVFDKYPQIGGLLTYGIPSFKLDKSVMQTRRTVLEGMGIEFRLGVTVGKDIAFADLLKDYDAVFLGMGTYSAMKAGLPGEDAEGVLQALPYLIGNTMSLLGQQSEHNPYIDLAGKKVVVLGGGDTAMDCVRTAVRQGASEVTCAYRRDEANMPGSRREVQNAREEGVNFLFNRQPVAIKTENGTVVGIECIETRMGEPDANGRRSAEPVPGSEQLLEADAIIIAFGFQPSPAPWFADFDIALDDKGRVKARKTDDNPFQTSNPKVFAGGDMVRGSDLVVTAIAEGRDAALGILNYLESAKA is encoded by the coding sequence ATGAGTAACGACTTTCAGTTTATTCAGGTAGGCCGCAAAGATCCGACCAAGCAGCCCATCAAGCTGCGTGCAACACAGTTTATTGAAATTTATCAGCCTTTTACTCAGCCACAGGTCAACGAGCAGGCAGACCGCTGCCTGGACTGCGGCAACCCTTACTGTGAATGGAAGTGCCCGCTGCACAATTACATTCCAAACTGGCTGAAACTCGCCAAACAGGGACGCATCATGGAAGCGGCAGACCTGGTACACGAGACCAACACCCTGCCGGAAATCTGCGGTCGGGTTTGCCCCCAGGACAGGCTCTGTGAAGGCGCCTGTACCCTGAATGATGATTTTGGCGCTGTTACCATAGGCAACGTAGAGAAATACATCACAGATACCGCCCTCGCCCAGGGGTGGCGCCCTGACATGAGTAAGGTCACGCCCCGCAAAGAGCGGGTGGCGATTGTCGGCGCAGGCCCTGCGGGCCTTGGCTGCGCCGATATCCTTGCCCGCAACGGCATCAAGGCGGTGGTATTTGACAAGTATCCGCAAATTGGCGGCCTGCTTACCTACGGTATTCCCTCATTCAAACTGGATAAGTCGGTGATGCAAACCCGCCGCACCGTGCTGGAAGGCATGGGCATTGAGTTTCGTCTGGGTGTGACTGTGGGCAAGGACATCGCCTTCGCCGACCTGCTCAAAGATTATGACGCCGTATTCCTCGGCATGGGCACTTACAGCGCCATGAAGGCCGGGCTGCCCGGAGAAGACGCTGAAGGTGTACTGCAGGCATTGCCCTACCTTATTGGCAACACCATGTCGTTGCTGGGTCAGCAAAGCGAACATAACCCCTATATCGACCTGGCGGGTAAAAAGGTAGTTGTACTGGGTGGCGGTGACACCGCCATGGACTGCGTGCGCACCGCAGTGCGTCAGGGTGCCAGCGAAGTCACCTGCGCCTACCGCCGTGATGAAGCCAACATGCCCGGCTCCCGCCGCGAGGTGCAAAACGCCCGCGAAGAAGGGGTGAACTTCCTGTTCAACCGCCAGCCGGTGGCCATCAAGACCGAAAACGGCACCGTGGTGGGTATCGAGTGCATCGAGACCCGCATGGGCGAGCCCGATGCCAATGGCCGCCGCTCCGCCGAGCCTGTGCCCGGCAGCGAGCAGCTCCTCGAAGCCGACGCCATCATTATCGCCTTTGGCTTCCAGCCAAGTCCGGCGCCCTGGTTTGCCGACTTTGATATCGCCCTGGATGACAAGGGCCGGGTCAAGGCCAGGAAAACCGATGACAATCCATTCCAAACCAGCAATCCAAAAGTGTTTGCCGGGGGCGACATGGTCAGAGGCTCAGATCTGGTGGTCACTGCCATCGCCGAAGGCCGCGATGCGGCACTGGGGATCCTCAACTATCTGGAATCGGCCAAGGCCTGA
- a CDS encoding trimeric intracellular cation channel family protein — protein sequence MSWFYFFDLCGTAVFALTGALAAGRHRMDPFGVTVLAAVTAVGGGTIRDAIIGATPVFWLRDPNYLIVILATVGFTLVFIRRPRKVPQYTLPIADALGLALFTVIGAQKALSLGLNGMSAVIMGLITGVGGGIIRDVLCRQIPMVLRTEIYATASILGGIAYTLSLQLGMNSQTALWLSMLSALILRLAAIRWHLSLPAFDLKTRRN from the coding sequence ATGAGCTGGTTTTATTTTTTTGACCTGTGCGGCACCGCCGTGTTTGCGCTCACAGGCGCCCTGGCGGCCGGCAGGCACAGAATGGACCCCTTTGGTGTGACAGTGCTGGCCGCCGTCACGGCCGTGGGTGGGGGAACCATTCGGGATGCCATTATCGGTGCTACCCCGGTGTTTTGGCTGCGTGACCCCAATTACCTGATTGTCATCCTGGCGACCGTGGGCTTTACCCTGGTGTTTATCCGGCGCCCCCGTAAAGTACCCCAATACACCCTGCCCATCGCCGATGCGCTGGGATTGGCTCTTTTTACCGTGATAGGCGCCCAAAAAGCACTCAGCCTCGGCCTTAATGGCATGTCTGCTGTGATCATGGGCTTGATTACCGGCGTGGGTGGCGGCATTATCCGGGATGTGCTCTGTCGCCAAATACCCATGGTGCTCAGAACCGAAATCTACGCAACCGCCTCCATTCTGGGTGGCATTGCCTATACCCTCAGCCTGCAATTAGGCATGAACAGCCAAACCGCTCTCTGGCTGTCGATGCTCAGTGCGCTGATCTTGAGGCTTGCGGCCATTCGCTGGCACCTTTCATTGCCGGCCTTCGACCTGAAAACCCGGAGAAACTAA
- a CDS encoding DUF2721 domain-containing protein: protein MHISLTTPALLFPAISLLLLAYTNRFFSLAALIRSLSSGKEPVHQNQITNLKKRIVIIRRMQEAGVSSFALCVLCMIFIYIGMNKTGSLIFGASLLLLLYSLILSVVEIRISVDALNIHLKEMSE from the coding sequence CTGCATATCTCGCTGACAACACCGGCGCTGCTGTTTCCGGCCATTTCATTACTGCTGCTGGCTTATACCAATAGATTCTTTTCATTGGCGGCACTGATACGAAGCCTCTCCAGTGGTAAAGAACCTGTGCATCAGAACCAAATCACCAATCTGAAAAAGCGAATTGTGATTATCAGACGCATGCAGGAAGCGGGCGTCAGCAGCTTTGCCCTGTGCGTGCTGTGCATGATTTTTATCTACATCGGCATGAATAAAACCGGCTCACTCATCTTCGGTGCCAGCCTCTTGTTACTGCTGTACTCGCTGATCCTCTCGGTTGTTGAAATTCGCATCTCGGTGGATGCGCTCAATATCCACTTGAAAGAGATGAGCGAATGA